The following are encoded together in the Oceanobacillus zhaokaii genome:
- a CDS encoding purine-nucleoside phosphorylase, whose protein sequence is MNQAKIKEASNYIENKNTSKPTIGLILGSGLGVLADQIENPVTIEYKDIPHFPESTVAGHKGQLVIGSLEGKQVIAMQGRFHYYEGYTMEQVTFPVRVMKQLGIESLIVTNAAGGINTNFNPGDLMLITDHLNNMGTNPLIGKNDDRLGDRFPDMSRCYDQSYIEHAEQCAKELNLTIRKGVYVGNTGPSYETPAEIRMLRILGGDAVGMSTVPEVIVANHAKIRVLGISCISNMAAGILEQPLTHTEVIDTTNKVREDFLQFIKKVIHTLPQ, encoded by the coding sequence ATGAACCAAGCTAAAATTAAAGAGGCAAGTAATTATATTGAGAATAAAAATACCAGTAAACCAACAATTGGATTAATTTTGGGCTCTGGTTTAGGTGTGCTTGCTGATCAGATTGAGAATCCAGTTACAATTGAATATAAGGATATTCCTCATTTTCCTGAATCAACAGTTGCGGGCCATAAAGGGCAACTGGTTATTGGTTCATTAGAAGGCAAACAAGTAATCGCGATGCAAGGAAGATTTCATTATTATGAAGGCTACACAATGGAACAAGTAACCTTCCCAGTTCGCGTAATGAAACAATTAGGCATTGAATCACTTATCGTTACGAACGCTGCTGGGGGAATCAACACAAACTTTAATCCTGGTGATTTAATGCTAATTACCGATCATCTAAATAATATGGGGACAAATCCATTGATCGGAAAAAATGATGACCGGCTTGGTGATAGATTCCCTGACATGTCTAGATGCTATGATCAATCATATATTGAGCATGCAGAACAATGTGCGAAAGAGCTTAATTTAACAATCCGAAAAGGTGTCTATGTAGGGAATACTGGTCCATCATATGAAACACCTGCAGAAATAAGGATGCTACGAATTTTAGGTGGAGATGCAGTTGGTATGTCTACCGTTCCCGAGGTCATTGTCGCTAATCATGCTAAAATCCGTGTTCTAGGAATTTCATGTATTTCTAATATGGCTGCTGGAATTTTAGAACAGCCATTAACACATACAGAAGTAATTGATACAACAAATAAAGTCAGAGAAGACTTTCTGCAATTTATTAAGAAAGTAATCCATACATTACCACAATAA
- the deoB gene encoding phosphopentomutase produces the protein MKKFKRVFLVVMDSVGIGEAPDAAKFNDVGSDTIGHIAERMDGLHMPNMSMLGLSNIKKIKGIDSAPSPKAHFTKMQEASNGKDTMTGHWEIMGLNIQEPFQTFPDGFPPELIQELEEKTGRKVIGNKPASGTAIIEELGEEHINTGALIVYTSADPVLQIAAHEDIIPIEEQYRICEIARELTLDEKYKVGRIIARPFIGKPGAFERTSNRHDYALKPFGHTVMNELKDNQYDVIALGKISDIYDGEGITEAVRTVDNDDGMTKLIASLKQDFTGISFLNLVDFDAKYGHRRDPEGYGKALEEFDSRLSEVFPLLNEDDLLIITADHGNDPTYHGTDHTREYVPLLVHHKQITEGKELPIRDTFADIGATIADNFEVKMPAYGTSFLSDIK, from the coding sequence ATGAAAAAATTTAAACGTGTATTTTTAGTTGTCATGGACTCAGTAGGAATTGGCGAAGCACCAGATGCTGCTAAATTTAATGATGTTGGTTCGGATACTATAGGACATATTGCCGAACGAATGGATGGTTTACATATGCCAAATATGAGCATGCTTGGCTTAAGCAATATAAAAAAGATTAAAGGGATTGACAGCGCACCGTCACCTAAAGCACATTTCACAAAAATGCAAGAAGCTTCGAATGGAAAAGATACAATGACGGGTCACTGGGAAATTATGGGATTAAATATTCAGGAACCATTCCAAACTTTTCCAGATGGATTTCCCCCTGAGCTCATTCAAGAATTAGAAGAGAAAACAGGTAGGAAGGTTATTGGAAATAAACCTGCATCTGGAACAGCAATTATTGAAGAACTTGGTGAAGAGCATATCAATACAGGAGCATTGATTGTCTATACATCAGCAGACCCTGTCTTGCAAATTGCTGCACATGAAGACATCATTCCAATTGAAGAACAGTATCGCATCTGTGAAATTGCAAGGGAATTAACATTGGATGAGAAATATAAAGTTGGTCGAATAATAGCTCGTCCATTTATTGGTAAACCTGGTGCATTTGAAAGGACGTCTAACCGGCATGACTATGCGCTGAAACCATTTGGCCATACTGTGATGAATGAATTAAAGGATAATCAATACGATGTAATTGCTTTAGGTAAAATCTCGGATATCTATGATGGTGAAGGTATTACGGAAGCTGTACGCACTGTTGATAATGACGATGGTATGACGAAGCTGATTGCATCACTTAAACAGGACTTTACTGGGATTAGTTTCTTAAATTTAGTCGACTTTGATGCGAAGTATGGTCATCGCCGGGATCCAGAAGGCTACGGAAAAGCATTAGAGGAATTTGATAGTAGGCTTTCTGAAGTATTTCCTTTACTCAACGAAGATGACTTATTAATTATAACCGCCGATCACGGAAATGACCCAACCTACCACGGAACAGATCATACACGTGAATATGTGCCTTTGCTAGTCCACCATAAACAAATTACTGAAGGTAAGGAACTGCCAATAAGAGACACATTTGCAGATATTGGCGCAACAATTGCAGATAATTTTGAAGTGAAAATGCCAGCATATGGTACTAGCTTTTTATCAGATATTAAGTAA
- the xerD gene encoding site-specific tyrosine recombinase XerD yields MLKDAKEDYFHFLQIERGLSDNTITSYKRDLDDYMQYVEKSCGKSDWNSIARNDIIGYLYMLKDNGKSTSTISRHVSSIRSFHQFLIREQLVTQDASLHIETPKKERKLPDILSQEEIEAILTVNDQSLLGIRNKAMLELLYATGLRVSELITLKVSDLHLSMGFVQCYGKGSKERIVPIGDVAIKAVDHYLQYARGQILKQKKETILFLNQHGRPLSRQGFWKILKKVTKEAGIEKTITPHTLRHSFATHLLENGADLRVVQELLGHVDISTTQIYTHVSKARLKDMYKAFHPRA; encoded by the coding sequence ATGTTAAAAGATGCAAAAGAAGATTATTTTCACTTTTTACAAATTGAAAGAGGGTTGTCCGATAATACGATAACATCGTATAAACGAGATTTAGATGATTATATGCAGTATGTTGAGAAATCTTGCGGGAAATCAGACTGGAATTCTATAGCGAGAAATGATATTATTGGCTATCTCTATATGCTGAAAGATAATGGTAAGTCAACATCAACCATTTCTCGTCATGTTTCTTCAATACGATCATTCCATCAGTTTTTGATTCGTGAGCAACTTGTCACACAAGATGCAAGTTTACATATAGAAACACCAAAAAAGGAAAGAAAACTACCGGATATACTATCGCAGGAAGAAATTGAAGCGATTCTCACAGTGAATGATCAGTCGTTACTTGGAATACGCAATAAAGCAATGTTAGAATTACTTTATGCAACTGGATTGCGTGTATCTGAACTGATTACCCTAAAGGTAAGCGATTTGCACCTATCAATGGGCTTTGTCCAATGTTATGGAAAAGGATCGAAGGAAAGGATTGTACCAATTGGGGATGTCGCAATAAAAGCCGTTGACCATTACCTGCAGTATGCAAGGGGACAAATCCTGAAACAAAAAAAGGAAACGATTTTATTTTTGAATCAGCATGGAAGACCATTATCTCGTCAAGGATTTTGGAAAATACTTAAAAAAGTTACAAAGGAAGCTGGAATTGAAAAGACGATAACTCCGCATACGTTACGTCATTCCTTTGCAACACATTTATTAGAAAACGGTGCAGATTTAAGAGTCGTCCAAGAATTACTCGGACATGTTGATATTTCAACAACACAAATTTACACCCATGTTTCAAAAGCTAGATTAAAAGATATGTATAAAGCATTTCACCCTCGCGCGTAA
- a CDS encoding YqzK family protein has product MKRLVWDSIKVFIIFIACTCLFYFGLRMLSAEYDNYHRYDPPEGPSVKVFNTEQTLIDRLDLFFRLGE; this is encoded by the coding sequence ATGAAGCGATTAGTGTGGGACTCAATTAAGGTATTTATCATATTCATTGCCTGTACGTGTTTATTTTATTTTGGATTGCGAATGCTGTCAGCGGAATATGACAACTATCATCGCTATGATCCACCAGAAGGACCATCTGTTAAAGTATTTAATACAGAACAGACGTTAATCGATCGATTGGACTTATTTTTTCGATTAGGAGAGTAG